One genomic segment of Rhinopithecus roxellana isolate Shanxi Qingling chromosome 6, ASM756505v1, whole genome shotgun sequence includes these proteins:
- the CCDC71L gene encoding coiled-coil domain-containing protein 71L, translated as MRRSMKRRRRRPPVAPAAAARGGDFRAEDAAGLEAREEKVVYSRSQLSLADSTKALGDAFKLFMPRSTEFMSSDAELWSFLCSLKHQFSPHILRSKDVYGYSSCRALVPDPPGPPTARGQARRPAPRAAARRRRRGARAAAARRRKPRSPTPPPLPPEESCPAKPMAPGPCFGGRTLEEIWRAATPTLTTFPTIRVGSDVWGERSLAAARRRARQVLRVNLEPIVRLRRFPVPRA; from the coding sequence ATGCGGCGCAGCATGAAGAGGCGGCGGCGCCGGCCCCCGGTCGCCCCGGCCGCAGCTGCCCGGGGCGGCGACTTTAGGGCAGAAGACGCGGCCGGGTTGGAGGCGCGGGAGGAAAAGGTGGTGTACTCGCGGTCGCAACTGTCGCTGGCTGACAGCACCAAGGCGCTGGGCGACGCCTTCAAGCTCTTCATGCCCCGCAGCACGGAGTTCATGAGCTCGGACGCGGAGCTCTGGAGCTTCCTCTGCAGCCTCAAGCACCAGTTCTCTCCGCACATCCTGCGCAGCAAGGACGTCTACGGCTACTCCTCCTGCCGGGCCCTGGTGCCCGACCCCCCGGGGCCCCCCACAGCCCGCGGCCAGGCGCGCCGGCCGGCTCCGCGCGCCGCAGCCAGGAGGAGGCGCCGCGGAGCCCGGGCGGCAGCTGCCCGCAGGAGGAAGCCCCGGTCACCAACCCCGCCGCCGCTGCCCCCCGAGGAGAGCTGCCCGGCCAAGCCCATGGCCCCCGGGCCCTGCTTCGGGGGCCGCACCCTAGAGGAGATCTGGAGGGCGGCCACTCCGACGCTGACCACCTTCCCCACCATCCGCGTCGGCAGCGACGTGTGGGGCGAGCGCAGCCTGGCGGCGGCGCGGCGTAGGGCGCGCCAGGTCCTGCGAGTGAACCTGGAACCCATAGTGAGGCTCCGCCGCTTCCCGGTGCCCCGGGCGTGA